The window tactTATAGATTTGACCGGCGGTTCTCACGAATGTAAATTTATGACATCTCTCACAAAAGAGCTACTCAAAATAATTTGATACCTAAAAATGTATGGACTatgtaattttgtaatttttagtGTATATGTTTTCATATAATTCCTTAAAAAAATTGGTCTCCCTTAAATAAAAAGACCAGATCAACTATATTGGATATAAGCGCCATTGACATTGGTGCTCAAGAATATATAATTGCTTTCACTTTATTCCAAACTCCCACCCCTTCGCCTTCCTCTTCCATACGCAGCACCCCGTCCACATTCTGATTCAGTTCTGCTCCAAGTTCATACAATTCCATTTTTCTTGCTCTCCCCAAAACTGAACTAATATCATGCCTGCAAGGAGCTGGAAGCCCAGAGCCAAGAAAATCGTGAAGAATGAGCTGGCCATGGTGGAGCTAGGATATGTGTACAAAGAAGAAATCCATCTTACTGTCAGGAAAACTTCGTTTTTCTTCTCTGGAGATGGCTTCAATGCTTATGACTCCAAAGGTGAACTCGTTTTCAGGGTCGATTCATACGGCCGGGATGCTGGGGAGGCTGCTGAACTTGTTCTCATGGATGCCGCAGGCGGATGCATCCTCACTCTCCGCCGCAAGGTAAATGTACATTGGCCAGCTAGCCtaaagttttatttttatcgaaaacttgaatgatttgtataaAAGAGTTGGAATTTTTTAACTGATTGATCCCTTGTTTCACCTGTTTAATTTCTGGAGCAGAGGCCGAGTTTGCATCAGAGGTGGGAAGGGTTCGCCGGGGAGAGAATGGAGGGGCATGATCCACTGTTCAGCGTGCGCAGATCCTCGTTAATCGGGCGGTCAGCAATCACCGTCGAGGTGTACAGCAATACAGGCGAGGAGTACCAGATAGAGGGTTCCTTCGCTTGCCGGAGCTGTACCGTTTTTAACGCGGAGAAGGAAGCCGTGGCGAAGATCCGCCGCAAGGTGGATGCCTCCACCAATGTTGTGCTGGGGAAAGACGTTTTCTTGCTTTCTTTGAAGCCGGGCTTCGGCGGCGCGTTCGTAATGGCGCTGGTCTTGGTGCTCGATCAGATCGACGGTGATTACGCCGGATGGGATTGGAATTACAGTGTACACCGCCAATAAGGATTAATCAAATCTTTATTGCGTTAGCTTATATTATATTAGTACCTTTTTTTTTATTGGAAACATATTATGAGTACTTCTTTAATTCCACTTTTAGGCGAActaaacgtaataaaaatataatcaataattcatgttttaaatCAGATTATTTTATACATAGTCCATagatacacacacatatatatataaatatattaaagaaAAACTTGTAACTTTATTAATGTATAATCAAAAAATTAATTACAAATTGATCCGTTAAAAcggaaaagacaaaaacttatatgagacggtatcacatgtcatattttgtgaatcagatatcttatttaggtcctccatgaaaaagtattacttttaatgctaagagtattattttttattgtgaatatgagtaggattgatctgtctcacaaataaatattcgtgataccgtctcacaaaaaacctactcaACGGAAAATTATCAAGAGAATAATGaatcatatatatatgatgCATTCATCTAAAGCAAAGCTACATAATAAAATtacatttattattaaaaatatgacaAAATATATTTAGTCCTTTATTATATAAAAGTTTCATGAATTTAAGTTTTAAAAGTCTGTTATGAAAAGTTTCAAAGattaattgaattttaaaaattaggtaaaatgaatcaattcatatatatataactcTAGTCTCTAAGTATTTGTatcagtaaaataaatatacacCACAATTAATTAAGTTGTTCACATGAAAGAAAAAAACTAAACTAAAAAAATTTTCAAATCAAAAAATATCgtattaaaattgaaaatttataaaacatatgtacattcaaaaattaaattaaatacaacTAACGTGTGGTTCAGAATCTTGCACAGTTGCCTACTTGCCAGATTttcttaaaatataatattacttTAACTCTAAAAATGTGATTTCTGATATTTGTGGATGTCTATGCGCGCACGCGCGCATACATATATATGCTAGTTATTCTGCACAGGAATGTATGTGTGTACAGTCTTCTTTATAATTATTGAtgaactaaaatgaaatttaacaaattatgaaaggactaaattgatatttgaattttttaaataaaaaataaaaataaaattgtgtttaattttttaaaaacaaaaacaaaaaacaaaagtgtgatattagtatcatataagtATAACGTTGGAAGAAAAAATTAGtatcatgtatatatatatatatatatatatatatatatatatatatatatatactatattattaagtgtgaagACATGATAATAACTACTTAGAGAGGACACCAACATTTTTCTCAATTTTACtcttatatgatactaatattacacttttgttttttgtttttttttaatttcaacgcACACTTTTTTTTCaaccattcaaatatcaatttaatctctccataatttgtcaaatttcaatttaGTCCATCAATAATATTTCCAATATTATATAGTTGGCGTATTTTTCTATTACAAAAGTGTATTAATTTAATCCAAATATTATAAGAGCTCGAtattaaaatgaaataaaagATACTGTAAATTATTTAAACACATTAAAAAAAGTTAATAGCCGCATAGGTAGGATCTAGCGTGAGATTAGAGATACAAAAGAGCACTCTTTTCGACCGACGTCGAATCGCAATCGaggtgcatatatatatatatatatatatatatatatatatatatatatatatatatatatatatcctcgaGTTAACAATTTATGATTAAAAAGACAGAAAAATAAGCATGTgcttaataatataaaaaaatcatagtTTAAAAGAACTTTAATttatcttaaaataaaaatacgcTACTCTTAATAATACAAGTGTTAAGAAAAATATGGAATTAAGTTTTAGTGATTATAAACTAATCTGATCCGATAAGACTGAATTATTAGACACATATCTCTCAAAGAATTAATATGATAAGTGAAATAATCTAAATCAAGAGTGATTTAATAAGCTTATATAACATGATGAGTTGAGATAGAAAAGACCAATTGTGCTAACCAGGGCCGATCCTAATAATATTTGGGCCTGAGTCTAACTTTTTAAAAAAGACCTCTAAATCATAATGTgtgttcaaattttttttagtttcatggcaatttttcaaattaaatcaatacgtcaaagacaatataaaaaactaaaagaataaaaatatcaattatGTCCAAAATGATCACTAAACAACA is drawn from Primulina eburnea isolate SZY01 chromosome 10, ASM2296580v1, whole genome shotgun sequence and contains these coding sequences:
- the LOC140803953 gene encoding protein LURP-one-related 12-like is translated as MPARSWKPRAKKIVKNELAMVELGYVYKEEIHLTVRKTSFFFSGDGFNAYDSKGELVFRVDSYGRDAGEAAELVLMDAAGGCILTLRRKRPSLHQRWEGFAGERMEGHDPLFSVRRSSLIGRSAITVEVYSNTGEEYQIEGSFACRSCTVFNAEKEAVAKIRRKVDASTNVVLGKDVFLLSLKPGFGGAFVMALVLVLDQIDGDYAGWDWNYSVHRQ